From a region of the Chitinophaga caseinilytica genome:
- a CDS encoding FecR family protein produces the protein MDKQTFSNLLKRYLNEELSQEEASRLLDSLGDPDMRRQWEQAVGGMLRDKSAHGQADPARMDAIRHRILSGTGKPVPQRSIVRKLRPVWAAAAVLAIAAVGFFWMRTSGPKPLVADGEAQLQVVPGGNKAVLYLAGGQAITLDTAGNGAIASQGNVQVIKLDSGQLAYQGAGAQGDVTYNTLATPRGGQFRIILPDGSSVWLNAASSLRFPTAFNGKERVVELRGEAYFEIAKNVQQPFRVQVKDMTVQVLGTHFNVMAYEDEATVRTTLLEGAVKVNQGGHSLDMRPGQQVTAHPAGNMSIQDGVDVEEAVAWKNGYFHFNHESLPGVMRQVGRWYDAEISYEGAVPDREFGGKIERSSSVKDVLKILELSGIRFRIEGKKIIVIP, from the coding sequence ATGGACAAACAGACATTTTCCAACTTACTCAAACGTTACCTGAACGAAGAACTGAGCCAGGAAGAGGCTTCCCGGCTGCTGGACTCGCTCGGCGATCCGGACATGCGCCGGCAATGGGAGCAGGCTGTGGGCGGCATGCTGCGCGACAAGTCTGCGCACGGCCAGGCAGACCCCGCGCGGATGGACGCCATCCGCCACCGCATCCTTTCCGGTACCGGCAAACCCGTTCCGCAGCGATCCATCGTCCGGAAACTGCGCCCCGTTTGGGCTGCGGCGGCCGTACTGGCGATCGCGGCCGTCGGGTTTTTCTGGATGCGCACTTCCGGGCCCAAACCCCTCGTGGCAGACGGGGAAGCCCAGCTGCAGGTGGTCCCCGGCGGCAACAAAGCCGTGCTGTACCTCGCGGGCGGCCAGGCCATCACGCTGGATACGGCCGGCAATGGCGCCATCGCCAGCCAGGGCAACGTGCAGGTCATCAAGCTGGACAGCGGGCAACTGGCCTACCAGGGCGCCGGCGCGCAGGGAGACGTGACCTACAACACCCTGGCCACGCCCCGCGGCGGACAATTCCGCATCATCCTGCCCGATGGCTCGTCCGTTTGGCTGAATGCCGCATCGTCGCTGCGGTTCCCGACGGCCTTCAACGGAAAGGAGCGCGTGGTGGAGCTTCGCGGCGAGGCGTATTTCGAGATCGCGAAGAACGTGCAGCAGCCGTTCCGCGTGCAGGTGAAAGACATGACGGTGCAGGTGTTGGGCACGCATTTCAACGTGATGGCGTATGAAGATGAAGCCACCGTGCGGACCACCCTGCTCGAAGGCGCCGTGAAAGTGAACCAGGGCGGGCATTCGCTGGACATGCGCCCCGGCCAGCAGGTTACCGCCCATCCCGCAGGGAACATGAGCATCCAGGATGGGGTAGACGTGGAGGAAGCGGTGGCCTGGAAGAACGGGTATTTCCATTTCAACCACGAATCGCTGCCCGGCGTCATGCGCCAGGTGGGGCGGTGGTACGACGCGGAAATTTCCTATGAAGGCGCTGTTCCCGACCGGGAATTCGGCGGTAAGATCGAGCGGAGCAGCAGTGTGAAGGATGTATTGAAAATACTGGAGCTCAGTGGCATCCGGTTCAGGATAGAAGGGAAAAAGATCATCGTTATACCATAA
- a CDS encoding RNA polymerase sigma factor, translated as MHEIPHSDSEMLRGLARGDEGAFRTLFDRYWDAVYSTSLALTKSASMAEDIAQDVFTILWEKRAELPEVARLEGYLFITARNLIYTRFRKLASGDAYRRYVLQFLHEGGGQQADHAAEFRELEQCVMTAIRQLPPQQQRAFTLSRFEGMRHEEIATTMGVSRITIKSYIVQAIATLRKTLSNHPSGAMGALWALIFLS; from the coding sequence ATGCACGAAATTCCACATAGCGATAGCGAAATGCTGCGCGGGCTTGCCCGTGGCGACGAAGGCGCGTTCCGCACGCTGTTCGACCGGTATTGGGATGCCGTTTACTCCACCTCGCTGGCCCTCACCAAATCGGCCTCCATGGCGGAAGACATCGCGCAGGACGTGTTCACCATTTTATGGGAAAAACGGGCAGAGCTGCCGGAAGTGGCGCGGCTGGAAGGATATCTTTTCATCACGGCCCGTAACCTCATCTACACCCGTTTCCGCAAACTCGCTTCGGGGGATGCTTACCGGCGATATGTGCTTCAGTTCCTCCACGAAGGCGGCGGGCAGCAGGCCGATCATGCGGCGGAATTCCGCGAACTGGAACAATGTGTGATGACCGCCATCCGGCAACTGCCGCCGCAACAGCAGCGGGCGTTCACCCTCAGCCGGTTCGAAGGGATGCGGCACGAAGAGATCGCTACCACCATGGGCGTTTCGCGGATCACCATTAAAAGTTATATCGTGCAGGCCATCGCCACGCTGCGCAAAACCCTTTCCAACCATCCCTCCGGAGCCATGGGCGCGCTTTGGGCGCTGATTTTCCTTTCCTGA
- a CDS encoding class I SAM-dependent methyltransferase, protein MNPNKALWEKGDFTKIAESMRESGAALVSRLGVSPGMKVLDLGCGDGTTAIPEAKLGADVLGVDIASNLVAAGKRRAEAEKLANIEFREGDATNLEGIGDQQFDLAVSIFGAMFAPRPQDVASELVRVTRPGGRIVMGNWIPGDPTLVAQILKISSAYTPPPPEGFVSPMLWGVEDHVTQRFVNAGVSKDDISFERETFHFGIDCSPAEFLDRFRQFYGPTMNAYEAAEKNGKSAELQQELETLFNDKNESGSAGTTLIPATFLKVTVNRR, encoded by the coding sequence ATGAATCCAAACAAAGCGTTATGGGAGAAAGGCGATTTCACTAAAATTGCGGAGAGCATGCGCGAAAGCGGAGCGGCGCTTGTATCCCGGCTGGGTGTTTCCCCGGGCATGAAAGTGCTGGACCTCGGCTGTGGCGACGGTACCACGGCCATTCCCGAAGCGAAGCTGGGCGCGGATGTGCTCGGTGTAGATATCGCCAGCAACCTGGTGGCGGCCGGAAAGCGGCGTGCCGAGGCGGAGAAGCTCGCCAATATTGAGTTCCGCGAAGGCGATGCCACCAACCTGGAGGGCATCGGCGATCAGCAGTTCGACCTGGCCGTGAGCATTTTCGGCGCCATGTTCGCACCCAGGCCGCAAGACGTGGCCAGCGAGCTGGTGCGCGTGACCCGGCCCGGCGGCCGCATCGTGATGGGCAACTGGATCCCGGGAGATCCGACACTCGTGGCGCAGATACTGAAGATCAGTTCCGCCTACACACCGCCGCCGCCCGAGGGTTTCGTGAGCCCGATGCTCTGGGGCGTGGAAGATCATGTGACACAGCGTTTCGTGAACGCCGGCGTGTCTAAGGACGATATTTCCTTCGAAAGGGAAACCTTCCATTTCGGGATCGATTGTTCGCCCGCCGAATTCCTCGACCGCTTCCGCCAGTTTTACGGCCCCACCATGAATGCCTACGAAGCCGCGGAAAAAAACGGGAAATCGGCCGAACTGCAGCAGGAACTGGAAACCTTGTTCAACGACAAGAACGAAAGCGGCTCCGCCGGCACCACGCTGATCCCCGCCACATTTTTGAAAGTGACCGTCAACCGCAGATAG
- a CDS encoding AraC family transcriptional regulator: protein MLNFFERVLQHPQFYRQFTCGQSLITAFNCPMEARLMQSRFADLWTQYNYLFYVIDGEKTWHTAKGAYHIGKDSCVFVRKGGFILEQIMDTGFCVVLFFIPDAFICETLQARSKPLAAHQRHYEPVMLLESSEKLKGFFLSMSAYFAEKQDPDPSLLELKFRELVLNIADNPVNQELLSYFCSLMHEPRGIQLERVMEDNFCFNLKLDIYAELSNRSLSAFKRDFEKTFGTTPGKWLLEKRLQHARILLNNRDKSVSDAAFESGFESPSHFSRAFKSRFGQSPATLKGNAS from the coding sequence ATGCTCAACTTCTTTGAACGCGTATTGCAGCATCCCCAATTTTACCGCCAGTTCACCTGCGGCCAATCGCTCATTACCGCCTTCAACTGCCCCATGGAAGCCCGGCTCATGCAATCCCGCTTCGCGGACTTATGGACGCAGTACAATTATCTGTTTTATGTAATCGACGGAGAGAAAACGTGGCACACCGCCAAGGGGGCGTATCATATCGGGAAAGACAGCTGCGTATTCGTCCGCAAAGGCGGGTTTATCCTCGAGCAGATCATGGACACCGGTTTTTGTGTGGTCCTGTTCTTCATCCCAGACGCGTTCATCTGCGAAACCCTCCAGGCCCGGTCCAAACCGCTGGCCGCGCACCAGCGCCACTATGAGCCGGTCATGCTTCTGGAATCCAGCGAAAAACTGAAAGGCTTCTTCCTGTCCATGTCTGCCTATTTCGCCGAAAAGCAGGATCCCGACCCTTCGCTCCTGGAACTCAAATTCCGCGAGCTGGTGCTCAACATCGCAGACAATCCCGTCAACCAGGAACTGCTTTCCTATTTCTGCTCCCTCATGCACGAACCGCGCGGCATTCAGCTGGAACGCGTCATGGAAGACAATTTCTGCTTCAACCTGAAACTGGATATTTACGCCGAACTGAGCAACCGTAGCCTCTCGGCGTTCAAAAGGGATTTCGAAAAAACCTTCGGCACCACGCCCGGCAAATGGCTGCTGGAAAAACGTTTGCAACATGCGCGCATCCTCCTGAACAACCGCGACAAATCCGTTTCCGACGCCGCTTTCGAAAGCGGGTTCGAAAGCCCTTCGCATTTCAGCCGCGCTTTCAAATCGCGCTTCGGCCAATCGCCCGCTACCTTGAAAGGGAATGCTTCGTAA
- a CDS encoding sugar phosphate isomerase/epimerase produces MQRRNFIKSLAIGAAGLSTSSLWASPSASKKLGIQLYTVRDAVAKDLPGTLERLAKLGYNKLEIYGYNGTFFGKSVSEFKSILSGTGMQVRSSHHLPGHAMKMKGTLLDGWDKAVEDMHAIGAKYMACAYLFPEERTGEFYAKLPDLLNKSGEKTKSAGIQFAYHNHDFEFEKYNDSLLYEYLLKNTDPAMMNMEMDLYWAVKAKQDPVSWFERYPGRFPLWHVKDLEKGSEDITEVGNGSIDFDRIFAARKKAGMKEWFVEQDESKGDIFKSIEQSHRYLDTKKFA; encoded by the coding sequence ATGCAAAGAAGAAATTTTATCAAATCGCTGGCGATCGGCGCAGCCGGACTGTCGACCTCCTCCCTCTGGGCCAGCCCATCGGCCTCCAAAAAACTGGGCATCCAGCTGTATACGGTGAGAGATGCGGTAGCGAAAGACCTCCCCGGCACCCTGGAACGCCTGGCCAAACTCGGGTACAACAAACTGGAGATTTACGGCTACAACGGCACTTTCTTCGGAAAAAGCGTGTCGGAATTCAAATCCATTTTGTCGGGAACGGGCATGCAGGTCCGGAGCTCGCACCATCTGCCCGGCCACGCTATGAAAATGAAAGGCACGCTGCTCGACGGCTGGGATAAAGCCGTAGAGGATATGCACGCCATCGGCGCAAAATATATGGCCTGCGCTTACCTCTTCCCCGAAGAAAGGACCGGCGAATTCTACGCGAAACTGCCCGATCTGCTGAACAAATCCGGTGAGAAAACCAAATCCGCCGGCATCCAGTTCGCCTATCACAACCACGATTTCGAATTCGAAAAATATAACGACTCCCTCTTATACGAATACCTCCTCAAAAACACCGATCCGGCCATGATGAACATGGAAATGGACCTCTACTGGGCGGTAAAAGCGAAGCAGGACCCCGTGTCCTGGTTCGAAAGGTACCCTGGCCGCTTCCCGCTGTGGCACGTGAAAGACCTCGAAAAAGGTTCGGAAGACATTACGGAAGTAGGCAACGGTTCCATCGATTTCGACCGCATTTTCGCCGCGCGCAAAAAAGCGGGCATGAAGGAATGGTTCGTAGAGCAGGACGAAAGCAAGGGCGATATCTTCAAAAGCATCGAACAAAGCCATCGCTACCTCGACACTAAAAAATTCGCATAA
- a CDS encoding alpha/beta hydrolase, producing MSIMKQTLAAAFLSAAAFLAPSQDAQAQAAPKGVKNIVLVHGAFADGSSWAKVIPGLQAAGMNVIAVQNPLTSLEDDVAATKRAIALMDGPVLLVGHSYGGMVITEAGNDPKVAGLVYVCALIPNDGQSATDVGAAFPTAPGNAEIRPDAEGFLSLTRKGIREHFAQDLPMQERDVIFATQTPWATKATVTKISTAAWKSKPSWAIIGTEDHMVTPPLARAEAKMIKAKTTELKASHIPMVSLPKKVTDIILGAAREL from the coding sequence ATGTCTATCATGAAACAAACCCTCGCCGCCGCGTTCCTTTCCGCGGCCGCATTTTTGGCCCCATCGCAAGACGCGCAGGCCCAGGCTGCCCCCAAAGGCGTAAAAAACATCGTGCTCGTACATGGCGCCTTCGCCGACGGTTCCAGCTGGGCTAAAGTGATCCCCGGGCTGCAGGCCGCCGGGATGAACGTGATCGCCGTGCAAAACCCGCTCACTTCCCTGGAAGACGACGTAGCCGCCACGAAAAGGGCCATCGCATTGATGGACGGGCCGGTACTCCTTGTAGGCCACTCCTACGGCGGCATGGTGATCACCGAAGCCGGCAACGACCCCAAAGTGGCCGGGCTCGTATATGTGTGCGCGCTCATTCCGAACGATGGACAATCCGCCACCGATGTAGGAGCTGCCTTCCCCACCGCACCCGGCAACGCCGAGATCAGGCCCGATGCGGAAGGGTTTCTCAGCCTCACCCGCAAAGGCATCCGCGAACATTTCGCGCAAGACCTTCCCATGCAGGAACGCGACGTGATCTTCGCCACACAAACGCCCTGGGCAACCAAAGCCACCGTCACCAAAATCTCCACCGCCGCCTGGAAATCCAAACCCTCCTGGGCTATCATCGGCACCGAAGACCATATGGTGACGCCTCCGCTGGCAAGGGCCGAAGCGAAAATGATCAAGGCCAAAACCACCGAACTGAAAGCAAGCCACATACCCATGGTGTCTTTGCCCAAAAAAGTAACCGACATTATCCTGGGCGCCGCCCGGGAACTGTAA
- a CDS encoding sigma 54-interacting transcriptional regulator, translating into MKTSTTNTAAPARKTMMVAGYTNERPHFPDLGNITEAREKRFLLDFCSEIAAARSRADLSRALRNGLKRIPSAGGFVVQQVQNDQTTTNFIYDESLETVDAALVRELATAKLPLRDGLQDRVLQSEIPLLFSVNTEIARGNDAPYLRIWKKAGINIVTGTALRTGDHQHGILWLGVADIDIPLLQGISAHVSIAMSNIIAHEELVRREREAAFLHAFSRDIAAIRTKADLQSAISHVLHNVLNIRLAVIRTIDEDGATLSPYLFDESMVGDQVEWFRSLIARKIDIHHPLSALVLQNDGPVVFNVSEEAAKGDEEPIVRFWESLGMEQAFGVPLRMGDTNIGTLWLLTNDVNMPVLNSICAQISIAISNMLANGKILAYKQQLENGSDYLREQIKTIYNFSGIVGSGAQMQKVYRLITQVAASSSTVLLTGETGTGKELIARAIHNASPRKNRLMVKVNCAALPPHLIESELFGHEKGAFTGAIDRRIGKFELAANSTLFLDEIGEMPLELQVKLLRVLQERELERVGGKATIKVDVRIIAATNRNLEAEVRAGRFRADLFYRLNVFPIHLPPLRERVEDIEPLANAFITKFSKHIGKRISGISAKVLKELKSYHWPGNVRELEHQVERAILLSEDATIREVHLPDRTRPENDDALPSAAFPQTLEQIEKSYIIEVLKRCGGKISGVGGAAEALEIPGTTLHSKMKKLGILKADYFNI; encoded by the coding sequence ATGAAGACTTCAACTACCAACACCGCCGCTCCCGCCCGAAAAACCATGATGGTAGCCGGCTACACGAACGAACGCCCGCATTTCCCCGATTTGGGCAATATTACCGAAGCGCGCGAGAAACGCTTCCTCCTTGATTTTTGCAGCGAGATCGCGGCCGCCCGGTCGCGGGCCGATCTCTCCCGCGCTTTGCGCAACGGACTGAAAAGGATTCCGTCGGCCGGAGGGTTCGTCGTCCAGCAGGTCCAAAACGATCAGACAACCACCAATTTCATATATGACGAATCGCTCGAAACCGTCGACGCCGCGCTGGTCCGGGAACTGGCAACGGCGAAACTGCCCCTCCGCGACGGGTTGCAGGACCGTGTATTGCAGAGCGAAATCCCATTGTTGTTCAGCGTCAACACGGAAATCGCGCGGGGTAACGATGCGCCGTATCTGCGGATATGGAAGAAAGCGGGGATCAATATCGTGACGGGAACGGCGCTGCGGACGGGAGACCATCAGCACGGCATACTCTGGTTGGGCGTTGCGGACATCGATATCCCGCTGCTGCAGGGGATTAGTGCGCACGTTTCCATCGCCATGTCCAACATCATCGCCCACGAAGAGCTGGTGCGCCGGGAAAGGGAAGCCGCTTTCCTGCACGCGTTCAGCCGCGACATTGCCGCCATCCGCACCAAAGCCGATCTCCAATCCGCGATCTCCCATGTGTTACATAACGTCCTCAACATCCGGCTGGCCGTCATCCGGACCATCGACGAAGACGGCGCAACCCTGTCTCCTTACCTATTCGACGAAAGCATGGTGGGCGACCAGGTGGAATGGTTCCGTTCGCTGATAGCGCGGAAAATAGACATCCACCACCCGCTGTCCGCACTTGTGTTGCAAAACGACGGGCCGGTCGTATTTAACGTTTCGGAGGAAGCGGCCAAAGGAGATGAAGAGCCGATTGTCCGTTTCTGGGAGTCTTTGGGGATGGAGCAGGCGTTCGGCGTGCCCCTTCGCATGGGCGACACCAATATCGGCACGCTCTGGCTGTTGACCAACGATGTGAATATGCCCGTCCTCAACAGCATTTGCGCGCAGATTTCCATCGCCATTTCCAATATGCTGGCGAACGGGAAAATATTGGCTTACAAGCAGCAACTGGAGAACGGAAGCGATTACCTGCGCGAACAGATCAAAACGATCTACAATTTTTCCGGGATCGTAGGCAGCGGTGCGCAGATGCAAAAAGTCTACCGCCTCATCACACAGGTGGCGGCATCATCGTCGACCGTACTGTTGACCGGCGAAACGGGAACCGGCAAAGAGCTCATCGCCCGGGCGATCCACAACGCATCGCCCCGGAAAAACAGGCTCATGGTGAAAGTGAATTGTGCCGCGCTGCCGCCGCACCTCATCGAAAGTGAATTGTTCGGGCATGAAAAAGGTGCGTTCACGGGAGCGATAGACAGGCGCATCGGGAAGTTCGAACTGGCCGCCAACAGCACGCTCTTCCTCGACGAGATCGGGGAAATGCCGCTGGAATTGCAGGTAAAACTGCTCCGCGTGCTGCAGGAACGGGAACTGGAAAGAGTGGGCGGAAAGGCGACGATCAAGGTGGACGTGCGCATCATCGCCGCCACCAACCGTAACCTGGAAGCGGAAGTGCGGGCCGGAAGGTTCCGCGCCGATTTATTTTACCGCCTCAACGTATTCCCCATCCACCTGCCGCCGCTGCGGGAACGGGTGGAAGACATCGAGCCCCTGGCCAACGCGTTCATCACAAAATTCAGCAAGCACATTGGCAAAAGGATCAGCGGCATTTCCGCCAAAGTGTTGAAAGAACTCAAAAGCTACCATTGGCCCGGCAACGTCAGAGAACTGGAACACCAGGTCGAACGCGCCATTCTCCTCAGTGAAGATGCCACCATACGAGAAGTGCATCTGCCCGATCGCACGCGGCCGGAAAACGACGATGCGCTCCCGTCCGCAGCTTTTCCCCAAACACTGGAACAGATCGAAAAATCGTATATCATCGAAGTCCTGAAACGCTGCGGCGGCAAGATTTCCGGCGTGGGCGGCGCAGCGGAGGCCCTCGAGATCCCCGGCACCACGCTGCATTCCAAAATGAAAAAACTCGGCATCCTCAAAGCGGATTACTTCAATATTTAA
- a CDS encoding SDR family oxidoreductase, producing MKIVVIGGTGLIGSKTVERLRKEGHEVIAASPASGVNTITGEGLSECLKGADVVIDVANSPSFDDGPVMEFFQTSGRNLLTAEAKAGVKHHIALSVVGTERLQESGYFRAKAAQEDLIKKSGIPYSIVHSTQFFEFLGGIVASAAKGENIHLSPASIQPIASDDVAAAMADVATGAPINGTLEIAGPEKVSLSSLAARYLREVDDPRTVVSDVNAKYFGAVLNDQSLVPGPNPRIGRTDFGTWFATRPVKN from the coding sequence ATGAAAATCGTAGTAATCGGCGGGACCGGACTAATCGGTTCCAAAACCGTGGAACGCCTGCGCAAGGAAGGCCACGAAGTGATCGCAGCATCGCCCGCATCGGGCGTGAACACCATCACCGGCGAAGGGCTTTCCGAATGCCTGAAAGGCGCAGACGTGGTGATCGACGTAGCGAATTCGCCTTCTTTCGATGACGGCCCCGTGATGGAATTTTTCCAGACCTCAGGCCGTAACCTGCTGACCGCCGAAGCGAAAGCGGGAGTGAAACATCATATCGCGTTGTCGGTAGTGGGAACCGAAAGACTGCAGGAAAGCGGCTATTTCCGCGCCAAAGCCGCGCAGGAAGACCTGATCAAAAAATCCGGCATTCCCTACTCCATCGTCCACTCCACCCAGTTCTTCGAATTCCTCGGCGGCATCGTAGCATCTGCGGCGAAGGGCGAGAACATCCATCTTTCCCCGGCTTCCATCCAGCCCATCGCGTCTGACGACGTAGCTGCGGCGATGGCAGACGTGGCCACCGGCGCGCCGATCAATGGAACCCTGGAAATCGCAGGCCCCGAAAAAGTAAGCCTTTCCTCGCTGGCCGCGCGTTACCTCCGCGAAGTCGACGATCCGCGTACGGTGGTTTCCGACGTGAACGCAAAATATTTCGGTGCCGTGCTGAACGACCAATCGCTCGTTCCCGGCCCCAACCCGCGCATCGGCCGTACCGACTTCGGTACCTGGTTCGCCACGCGCCCGGTGAAGAATTAG
- a CDS encoding YciI family protein — protein sequence MQEFLLVIHRDLTSAHPKPSPDQMKEALKPYQEWVAGIAAQDRLVAPPKRWDVDGRVIRFDKQQEQIQTGPYAEGKESIGGLFLIKAKDYDEAVALAKGCPIIQYGAIVEVRMAIPPVA from the coding sequence ATGCAAGAGTTCCTCCTCGTGATCCACAGAGATCTGACCAGCGCCCATCCCAAACCCAGCCCCGACCAGATGAAAGAAGCCCTCAAACCTTACCAGGAATGGGTGGCGGGCATCGCCGCGCAAGACAGACTGGTAGCGCCTCCCAAACGTTGGGACGTAGACGGAAGGGTGATCCGGTTCGATAAACAGCAAGAACAGATTCAGACCGGCCCCTATGCGGAAGGCAAGGAATCCATCGGCGGACTTTTCCTCATCAAGGCGAAAGATTACGACGAAGCCGTTGCCCTCGCCAAAGGCTGCCCCATCATCCAGTACGGCGCCATCGTGGAAGTACGCATGGCCATCCCGCCGGTTGCTTAA
- a CDS encoding succinate dehydrogenase cytochrome b subunit translates to MMSFKLLFRSSLGRKLIMSMTGLFLCLFLIVHLGGNLTLFAGDGGYTFNIYAHFMTHFPPVTAIAYVLYACILIHAWYAIVQTLKNRRARPVKYAVPSKAKSSWASLNMGLLGSIIFLFLVIHMSNFWGRYMFTKGTYREYRKNLTDGRITSTTYYPASPHFEYAVLTEGDTEIVRVKDLYGIVTESFSLLWYVLLYLFAMVAVSYHLYHGFQSAFQSAGIAHGKYTPMIRWIGVWVFAVIIPIAFASMPVVFYIRSLI, encoded by the coding sequence ATGATGAGTTTTAAATTACTGTTCCGCTCGTCTTTGGGGAGAAAGCTGATCATGTCCATGACAGGACTGTTCCTTTGCCTTTTCCTCATCGTGCACCTGGGCGGCAATCTTACGCTGTTTGCGGGAGACGGGGGCTACACCTTCAACATCTACGCGCATTTCATGACGCATTTCCCGCCTGTGACGGCCATCGCGTACGTCCTTTATGCCTGCATCCTCATCCATGCGTGGTATGCGATCGTGCAAACCCTGAAGAACCGGCGGGCGCGGCCGGTGAAATACGCCGTTCCTTCGAAAGCAAAATCCAGCTGGGCTTCGCTGAACATGGGCTTGCTGGGAAGCATCATTTTCCTGTTCCTCGTCATCCACATGAGCAATTTCTGGGGCCGGTACATGTTCACGAAAGGGACGTACCGCGAATACCGGAAAAACCTTACAGACGGGCGCATCACTTCCACCACGTACTATCCCGCCTCGCCGCATTTCGAATATGCAGTGCTGACGGAAGGCGATACGGAGATCGTGCGGGTGAAAGACCTGTACGGGATCGTGACCGAAAGTTTCAGCCTGCTATGGTATGTGCTGCTGTACCTTTTTGCGATGGTGGCGGTGTCGTATCATTTGTATCATGGCTTCCAGAGCGCGTTTCAGTCTGCCGGGATCGCGCATGGAAAATACACTCCGATGATAAGGTGGATCGGCGTTTGGGTGTTTGCGGTCATCATTCCCATCGCTTTCGCGTCGATGCCGGTCGTGTTTTATATCAGGAGCTTAATTTGA
- a CDS encoding NAD(P)/FAD-dependent oxidoreductase — protein MKDKLHIVVIGGGFAGLNFVKRLYRNKFYDITVVDRNNYNYFTPLLYQVATSFLEPSSISYPFRRLFRRKNVAFRMATVNDVDTAGKRLHLGDGSELTYDILVFAAGSKTNFFGNENIRQHSFSLKGIDDALFLRNELLKNLEKASLETDPEARRRMLTVVIAGGGPTGVEVAGMLAETKKYILGNDYPTLAKAPVNIHVIDGAPNLLAPMSAKTHVAAFKTLNKLGVHVKLNTQVKDFRNGSVELSDGTAIEAGTLIWAAGVVANSFNGIAPESIGRGKRMITDAFNKVKGYTDIFAIGDISIQFTDDRYPDGHPQVAQPAIQQGKTLAKNLLRLAKGKPMQPFRYFDRGDMAIIGRQFAVADLFRHKLHLGGLIGLLGWLFIHVMSLVNYNNKIKTLYNWAVAYATRDQALRLIFRPGNRENRG, from the coding sequence ATGAAAGATAAATTGCATATAGTCGTCATCGGCGGCGGGTTCGCCGGACTGAATTTCGTGAAACGCCTCTACAGGAACAAGTTTTACGATATCACGGTCGTAGACAGGAACAACTACAATTATTTTACGCCCTTGCTCTACCAGGTGGCCACCAGCTTCCTGGAGCCTTCGAGCATCAGTTATCCTTTCCGCCGGCTGTTCCGCCGAAAGAACGTCGCGTTCCGGATGGCAACGGTAAACGATGTAGACACCGCCGGGAAAAGACTTCATCTGGGCGATGGTTCCGAACTGACTTACGACATCCTGGTATTCGCCGCCGGATCGAAAACGAATTTCTTCGGCAACGAAAACATCCGCCAGCATTCGTTTTCGCTGAAGGGGATCGATGATGCGCTGTTCCTGCGCAACGAACTGCTGAAAAACCTCGAAAAAGCCTCGCTCGAAACCGATCCTGAAGCGCGCCGGCGCATGCTGACGGTCGTGATCGCCGGCGGCGGCCCCACCGGCGTGGAAGTGGCCGGCATGCTCGCGGAAACGAAGAAATACATCCTCGGCAACGATTATCCTACCCTGGCCAAAGCACCGGTAAACATCCATGTGATAGACGGCGCGCCGAACCTGCTGGCGCCCATGAGCGCCAAAACCCATGTGGCGGCGTTTAAGACGCTGAACAAACTGGGCGTGCACGTGAAGCTGAACACACAGGTAAAGGATTTCCGCAACGGCAGCGTGGAATTGTCTGACGGTACTGCCATCGAAGCCGGCACCCTGATCTGGGCCGCGGGCGTAGTCGCCAACTCCTTCAACGGCATTGCCCCGGAAAGTATCGGAAGGGGAAAAAGGATGATCACCGATGCATTCAATAAAGTGAAAGGATATACCGACATTTTCGCCATCGGCGATATCAGCATCCAGTTTACGGACGACCGGTATCCCGACGGTCACCCGCAGGTGGCGCAACCCGCCATCCAGCAGGGGAAAACGCTGGCGAAGAACCTGTTGCGCCTGGCGAAAGGGAAGCCCATGCAGCCTTTCCGGTATTTCGACCGGGGAGATATGGCGATCATCGGGCGGCAATTCGCCGTGGCAGACCTTTTCCGGCACAAGCTGCATCTGGGTGGACTGATCGGTTTGCTGGGATGGCTTTTCATCCACGTCATGTCGCTCGTCAATTACAACAACAAAATCAAAACGCTGTATAACTGGGCCGTTGCCTACGCTACCCGCGACCAGGCCCTGCGCCTGATCTTCCGGCCGGGGAACCGCGAAAACCGGGGCTGA